The Nycticebus coucang isolate mNycCou1 chromosome 5, mNycCou1.pri, whole genome shotgun sequence genome window below encodes:
- the LRRC53 gene encoding leucine-rich repeat-containing protein 53 translates to MLRLGAACPASCVVCTKDVTLCHQLTYIVAAPVTTRVLIITDGNLSLIQSTNLSLLFNLALLSLSRNGIEAVQEDALHGLAQLRTLLLAHNRLPSAALSARTFWGLRGLSVLVLSNNALRTVRGAWFRNTRGLTRLQLDGNQITNVTAASFRGARLHSLRHLDLSNNFISYIGKDAFRPLPQLQEVDLSRNQLAYVPDVFTPLKQLTLLSLDKNLWSCTCDLHPLARFLRNYLKSSAHTLRNAPGLSCQPPSPAGAAAKSLLRLSKSNCDSKATSLSLAAKDRSLLLLGQDVALLTVLGFAGAVGLTCLGLVVFNWKLQKGKTNEHTSENLCCRTFDEPPCAHEARNYQAKEYCNCHLTQENEIKVMSVVGSRKEMPLLQENSHQTTLASESTALDRSFRNLKEKERGADSTFLCLDGRLPQSGCSEPPGNTASFNEADLLARYCPKRAEKLRNLEHGEVQPQILPQPVMTAIDISSDTFRRRYATTTAALARESLEKHLTNESWQPPIGKEDNGLQSHRQRHFIMCSSSKPCEPEEHYIQKISQKHRFKYDDPCGLLKQSRPRYFQPNNSLICKYVPFDQFQDYVKEKKPNCREQPNPGKEQIQINSAIEKFLMSTDNLDLPGLSTKIKKTYSPKRVSVHDSDLAEKNRLMMLPHTSAHWKQQKNLSNQLTKLDLKKCSNPGEISKGEKWFTESQILKKKRTSQSELKGKIKGQNLKIKLNLHPFRKVRVHPEKCLSELSKKSKQVLLPPKKLSKTSKKKAKINLVSSIDVPQQLDSSHVRLTSKRLLRKHAPKQTPCYKQNTKNAAVLSANNFSVINHDSVEGNCHPAGHIPDGNPSPLPQPEQMEGPTQLGRGVPSHLPTTWEKTANDVLISEYSRGATDQGPTDHVGQNLSKTSELNQFSLSLGNQTQLLGIYQTDTLNEEYGLDQNQALQHQVQNSSHELLGNEGKTLITIPPVLNQIVEKCIIDKEGNDTGKNLPKTETYDSSLIVQIQSKNNLSFMKTNSIPYQNRIELPKDIGISPLRSQATWHLPNSSENGIDSTNALPRDVGTEALEANIVAKEEKNMLYESETDSSMLIQTTQRALRGTTKERRQTWENGKSEKNTLYSSSSAEESVAAKDLSITSSHEAKNKILQSEINLQINSNVHNLREVQNIQPDEDHSAEEEGAVTVETHEMLSLLRELKDGSEAENEVPLIPSRINEAENSALKPSLSPPSAEYANMSHLGAEQSEQSNSNNNHFLF, encoded by the exons ATGCTGCGATTGGGGGCCGCCTGCCCTGCGTCATGTGTGGTGTGTACCAAAGATGTAACCCTCTGTCACCAGCTCACCTATATAGTAG CCGCCCCTGTGACTACGAGGGTTTTAATCATCACGGATGGAAACCTGTCCTTGATCCAGAGCACAAATCTGTCTCTCCTGTTTAATCTCGCCCTGCTCTCACTGAGCAGAAATGGCATCGAGGCAGTCCAGGAAGATGCCCTGCACGGCCTTGCGCAGTTGCGCACGCTGCTGCTGGCGCACAACCGCCTGCCCAGTGCGGCGCTCTCCGCGCGCACCTTCTGGGGGCTCCGTGGCCTGAGCGTCCTCGTGCTCAGCAACAACGCGCTGCGCACCGTGCGCGGGGCCTGGTTCCGAAACACCCGCGGCCTCACGCGGCTCCAGCTGGACGGGAATCAGATCACCAATGTCACAGCCGCTTCATTCCGGGGCGCGCGTCTTCACAGTCTCAGGCATCTGGATCTCTCCAACAACTTCATTTCCTACATTGGGAAAGACGCCTTTCGGCCCCTGCCTCAACTGCAGGAGGTGGACCTTTCCCGAAATCAGCTGGCCTATGTGCCAGATGTTTTTACTCCGCTGAAGCAGTTAACCCTTCTGAGCTTAGATAAGAACCTGTGGAGCTGCACTTGTGACCTCCACCCACTTGCTCGGTTTTTAAGAAACTACCTGAAGTCTTCTGCTCACACGCTCAGGAACGCCCCGGGCCTGAGTTGCCAGCCACCCAGTCCAGCCGGGGCAGCCGCCAAGAGCCTGCTGAGGCTTTCTAAGAGCAACTGCGATTCCAAAGCAACCAGCCTCTCACTGGCTGCAAAGGACAGAAGTCTCCTCCTGCTAGGGCAGGATGTGGCCCTGCTGACAGTCCTTGGCTTTGCAG GAGCTGTTGGTCTCACTTGCCTGGGTCTGGTTGTATTTAACTGGAAACTCcaaaaaggcaaaacaaatgAACACACATCAGAAAACCTTTGTTGCAGAACCTTTGATGAACCCCCATGTGCTCATGAGGCACGAAATTACCAGGCTAAGGAATACTGTAACTGCCACTTAACTCAGGAAAATGAGATAAAGGTCATGTCCGTTGTGGGGTCCAGAAAGGAAATGCCACTTTTACAGGAAAACAGCCATCAAACAACATTGGCCTCTGAGTCCACAGCCCTTGACAGATCATTTAGAAATCTGAAAGAGAAGGAGCGTGGGGCGGACAGCACTTTCCTTTGCCTGGATGGCAGATTGCCACAGTCGGGATGTTCAGAGCCTCCTGGGAACACGGCATCTTTTAATGAAGCAGACTTACTTGCAAGATATTGTCCAAAACGAGCTGAAAAGCTAAGGAATCTTGAGCATGGAGAAGTCCAACCTCAAATCCTGCCACAGCCTGTGATGACAGCAATAG ATATCAGCAGTGACACATTTAGAAGAAGATATGCAACCACCACTGCAGCCTTGGCAAGAGAAAGTCttgaaaagcatttaacaaatgaATCATGGCAACCTCCAATAGGAAAAGAAGACAATGGCTTACAATCTCACAGGCAGAGACATTTTATTATGTGCTCATCGTCCAAGCCTTGTGAGCCTGAGGAACATTATATACAAAAGATCTCACAAAAACATAGATTTAAATATGATGATCCCTGTGGACTGTTAAAACAGAGCAGACCGAGGTATTTTCAGCCAAACAATTCTCTTATCTGTAAATATGTGCCCTTTGATCAGTTTCAAGATTATGTGAAAGAAAAGAAGCCGAATTGTAGAGAACAGCCAAATCCTGGGAAAGAACAAATTCAAATTAACAGTGCGATAGAAAAATTCCTTATGAGTACGGACAACCTCGATTTACCAGGGTTAtcaacaaaaatcaagaaaacatatTCCCCAAAGAGGGTTAGCGTGCATGATTCTGATTTAGCTGAAAAAAATAGATTGATGATGTTACCCCACACATCAGCTCAttggaaacagcagaaaaatctaAGTAACCAACTGACTAAGTTAGATCTCAAAAAATGTAGCAATCCTGGGGAAAtaagcaaaggagaaaaatggtTTACCGAATCACAGATTCTGAAAAAGAAGAGAACCAGTCAATCTGAACTCAAAGggaaaattaaaggacaaaatttaaagataaaattaaatttgcaTCCATTTAGAAAAGTCAGAGTCCATCCAGAAAAATGCTTGTCAGAACTCTCGAAGAAAAGTAAGCAAGTGTTGTTACCGCCCAAGAAATTATCCAAAACTtccaagaaaaaagccaaaataaaccTTGTATCTTCCATTGATGTTCCTCAACAGCTAGACAGTAGCCATGTTAGACTCACTTCAAAGAGACTGCTTCGCAAGCACGCCCCAAAGCAGACTCCATGTTACaaacaaaacactaaaaatgCCGCTGTGCTCAGTGCTAACAACTTTTCTGTCATTAATCATGACTCTGTAGAAGGTAACTGTCATCCAGCTGGTCACATTCCTGATGGGAACCCATCACCATTGCCTCAGCCCGAACAAATGGAAGGCCCAACTCAGCTAGGAAGGGGAGTTCCTAGTCATTTACCAACTACTTGGGAAAAGACAGCAAATGATGTTTTAATATCCGAGTATTCCAGGGGGGCGACTGACCAAGGGCCCACTGACCACGTGGGGCAGAACCTATCAAAGACCAGTGAGCTAAATCAGTTTTCTTTATCCCTGGGGAACCAAACACAACTTTTAGGCATCTACCAGACTGACACATTGAACGAGGAATACGGGTTAGATCAGAACCAAGCTTTACAACACCAAGTTCAAAACTCAAGTCACGAACTACttggaaatgaaggaaaaacattAATAACAATCCCCCCAGTGTTAAATCAGATTGTGGAAAAATGTATTATAGATAAGGAAGGAAATGATACAGGAAAAAATCTTCCTAAGACAGAAACTTATGATTCCTCTCTTATTGTCCAGATTCAATCCAAGAACAACCTATCATTTATGAAAACAAATTCAATTCCATACCAAAATCGAATAGAGCTTCCCAAGGACATTGGAATTTCTCCTCTTCGTAGTCAAGCCACTTGGCATCTACCCAATAGTAGTGAAAACGGGATTGACAGCACAAACGCATTGCCCAGGGACGTTGGCACGGAAGCCCTGGAGGCAAACATAGTAgcgaaagaagagaaaaatatgctTTATGAAAGCGAGACAGATTCTAGTATGTTAATTCAGACCACACAAAGGGCCTTAAGAGGCACCACAAAGGAAAGGCGGCAAACTTGGGAAAatgggaaaagtgaaaaaaacacaTTATACAGTTCAAGCTCTGCCGAGGAGAGTGTTGCAGCCAAAGATTTGAGTATCACAAGTTCCCatgaagccaaaaataaaatacttcaaagtGAAATAAATCTTCAAATTAACAGTAATGTGCATAATTTGAGAGAAGTTCAAAATATTCAGCCGGATGAAGACCACAGTGCGGAGGAAGAAGGCGCAGTGACAGTGGAGACACATGAAATGCTTTCCCTCTTACGGGAGTTGAAAGATGGTTCTGAGGCAGAAAATGAGGTGCCTCTAATTCCTAGCAGAATAAATGAAGCTGAAAACTCTGCTCTGAAACCTTCACTGTCCCCACCGTCTGCTGAATATGCTAATATGTCACATTTAGGAGCAGAACAAAGTGAACAAAGTAACTCAAATAataatcattttctattttag